One window of Papio anubis isolate 15944 chromosome 10, Panubis1.0, whole genome shotgun sequence genomic DNA carries:
- the CHPF gene encoding chondroitin sulfate synthase 2 — translation MAVVTLGEERPIGHLHLALRHLLEQHGDDFDWFFLVPDTTYTEAHGLARLTGHLSLASAAHLYLGRPQDFIGGEPTPGRYCHGGFGVLLSRMLLQQLRPHLEGCRNDIVSARPDEWLGRCILDATGVGCTGDHEGVHYSHLELSPGEPVQEGDLRFRSALTAHPVRDPVHMYQLHKAFARAELERTYQEIQELQWEIQNTSRLAIDGDRAAAWPVGIPAPSRPASRFEVLRWDYFTEQHAFSCADGSPRCPLRGADRADVADVLGTALEELNRRYHPALRLQKQQLVNGYRRFDPARGMEYTLDLQLEALTPQGGRRPLTRRVQLLRPLSRVEILPVPYVTEASRLTVLLPLAAAERDLAPGFLEAFATAALEPGDAAAALTLLLLYEPRQAQRAAHADVFAPVKAHVAELERRFPGARVPWLSVQTAAPSPLRLMDLLSKKHPLDTLFLLAGPDTVLTPDFLNRCRMHAISGWQAFFPMHFQAFHPAVAPPQGPGPPELGRDTGRFDRQAASEACFYNSDYVAARGRLAAASEQEEELLESLDVYELFLHFSSLHVLRAVEPALLQRYRAQTCSARLSEDLYHRCRQSVLEGLGSRTQLAMLLFEQEQGNST, via the exons ATGGCGGTGGTGACGCTGGGCGAGGAGCGACCCATCGGGCACCTGCACCTGGCGCTGCGCCACCTGCTGGAGCAGCACGGCGACGACTTTGACTGGTTCTTCCTGGTGCCTGACACCACCTACACCGAGGCGCACGGCCTGGCCCGCCTAactggccacctcagcctggctTCCGCCGCCCACCTGTACCTGGGCCGGCCCCAGGACTTCATCGGCGGAGAGCCCACCCCCGGCCGCTACTGCCACGGAGGCTTTGGGGTGCTGCTCTCGCGCATGCTGCTGCAGCAGCTGCGCCCCCACCTGGAAGGCTGCCGCAATGACATCGTCAGTGCGCGCCCTGACGAGTGGCTGGGTCGCTGCATTCTCGATGCCACCGGGGTGGGCTGCACTGGTGACCATGAG ggGGTGCACTATAGCCATCTGGAGCTGAGCCCTGGGGAGCCAGTGCAGGAGGGGGACCTTCGTTTCCGAAGTGCCCTGACAGCCCACCCTGTGCGTGACCCTGTGCACATGTACCAGCTGCACAAGGCTTTCGCCCGAGCTGAACTGGAACGCACATACCAGGAGATCCAGGAGTTACAG TGGGAGATCCAGAATACCAGCCGTCTGGCCATTGATGGTGACCGGGCAGCTGCCTGGCCTGTGGGCATTCCAGCACCATCCCGCCCGGCCTCCCGCTTTGAGGTGCTGCGCTGGGACTATTTCACGGAGCAGCACGCTTTCTCCTGCGCCGATGGCTCACCCCGCTGCCCACTGCGTGGGGCTGATCGGGCTGATGTGGCTGATGTTCTGGGAACAGCTCTAGAGGAGCTCAACCGCCGCTACCACCCGGCCTTGCGGCTCCAGAAGCAGCAACTGGTGAATGGCTACCGACGCTTTGATCCAGCCCGGGGTATGGAATACACACTGGACTTACAACTGGAGGCACTGACCCCCCAGGGAGGCCGCCGGCCCCTCACTCGCCGAGTACAGCTGCTCCGGCCACTGAGCCGCGTGGAGATCTTGCCTGTGCCCTATGTCACTGAGGCCTCACGTCTCACTGTGCTCCTGCCTCTAGCTGCGGCTGAGCGTGACCTGGCCCCTGGCTTCCTGGAGGCCTTTGCCACTGCAGCACTGGAGCCTGGTGATGCTGCGGCAGCCCTGACCCTGCTGCTACTGTATGAGCCACGCCAGGCCCAGCGCGCAGCCCACGCAGATGTCTTCGCACCTGTCAAGGCCCACGTGGCAGAGCTGGAGCGGCGTTTCCCCGGCgcccgggtgccatggctcagtGTTCAGACAGCCGCACCCTCACCACTGCGCCTCATGGATCTACTCTCCAAGAAGCACCCACTGGACACACTGTTCCTGCTGGCCGGGCCAGACACGGTGCTCACGCCTGACTTCCTGAACCGCTGCCGCATGCATGCCATCTCCGGCTGGCAGGCCTTCTTTCCCATGCACTTCCAAGCCTTCCACCCAGCTGTGGCCCCACCACAAGGGCCTGGGCCCCCAGAGCTGGGCCGTGACACTGGCCGCTTTGATCGCCAGGCAGCCAGCGAGGCCTGCTTCTACAACTCCGACTACGTGGCAGCCCGTGGTCGCCTGGCGGCAGCCTCAGAACAAGAAGAGGAGCTGCTGGAGAGCCTGGACGTGTACGAGCTGTTCCTCCACTTCTCCAGTCTGCATGTGCTGCGGGCAGTGGAGCCGGCGCTGCTGCAGCGCTACCGGGCCCAGACATGCAGCGCGAGGCTCAGTGAGGACCTATACCACCGCTGCCGCCAGAGTGTGCTTGAGGGCCTCGGATCCCGAACCCAGCTGGCCATGCTACTCTTTGAGCAGGAGCAGGGCAACAGCACCTGA
- the TMEM198 gene encoding transmembrane protein 198 isoform X2 codes for MMPSGVPLVNSPWSAGYRCFKAVLFLTGLLFGSVVIFLLCYRERVLETQLSAGASAGIALGIGLLCGLVAMLVRSVGLFLVGLLLGLLLAAAALLGSAPYYQPGSVWGPLGLLLGGGLLCALLTLRWPRPLTTLATAVTGAALIATAADYFAELLLLGRYVVERLRAAPVPPLCWRSWALLALWPLLSLMGILVQWRVTAEGDSHTEVVISRQRRRVQLMRIRQQEDRKEKRRKKRPPRAPPRGPRAPPRPGPPDPAYRRRPVPIKRFNGDVLSPSYIQSFRDRQTGSSLSSFMASPTDADYEYGSRGPLTACSGPPVRV; via the exons ATGATGCCTTCTGGGGTGCCCCTTGTGAACAGCCCCTGGAGCGCAG GTTACCGCTGCTTCAAGGCAGTGCTCTTCCTCACTGGGTTGCTGTTTGGCTCGGTGGTCATCTTCCTCCTGTGCTACCGAGAGCGGGTGCTAGAGACACAGCTGAGTGCTGGGGCGAGCGCGGGCATCGCGCTGGGCATCGGGCTGCTCTGCGGGCTGGTGGCCATGCTCGTGCGCAGCGTGGGCCTCTTCCTGGTGGGGCTGCTGCTCGGCCTGCTGCTCGCAGCTGCCGCCCTGCTGGGCTCCGCACCCTACTACCAGCCAGGCTCCGTGTGGGGTCCACTGGGGCTGCTGCTGGGGGGCGGCCTGCTCTGTGCCCTGCTCACTCTGCGCTGGCCCCGCCCACTCACCACCCTGGCCACCGCCGTGACTGGTGCTGCGCTCATCGCCACTGCCGCTGACTACTTCGCCGAGCTGCTACTGCTGGGGCGCTACGTGGTGGAGCGACTCCGGGCCGCTCCTGTGCCCCCCCTCTGCTGGCGAAGCTGGGCCCTGCTGGCACTCTGGCCCCTGCTCAGCCTCATGGGCATTCTGGTGCAGTGGCGGGTGACAGCTGAGGGGGACTCCCACACGGAAG TGGTCATTAGCCGGCAGCGCCGACGCGTGCAACTGATGCGGATTCGGCAGCAGGAAGATCGCAAGGAGAAAAGGCGGAAAAAGAGACCTCCTCGGGCTCCCCCCAGAGGTCCCCGGGCTCCTCCCAGGCCTGGGCCCCCAGACCCTGCTTATCGGCGCAGGCCAGTGCCCATCAAACGCTTCAATGGAGACGTCCTCTCCCCG AGCTATATCCAGAGCTTCCGAGACCGGCAGACCGGGAGCTCCCTGAGCTCCTTCATGGCCTCACCCACAGATGCGGACTATGAGTATGGGTCCCGGGGGCCTCTGACAGCCTGCTCAGGCCCCCCGGTGCGGGTATAG
- the CHPF gene encoding chondroitin sulfate synthase 2 isoform X1: MRASLLLSVLRPAGPVAVGISLGFTLSLLSVTWVEEPCGPGPPQPGDSELPPRGNTNAARRPNSVQPGAEREKPGTGAGAGENWEPRVLPYHPAQPGQAAKKAVRTRYISTELGIRQRLLVAVLTSQATLPTLGVAVNRTLGHRLERVVFLTGARGRRAPPGMAVVTLGEERPIGHLHLALRHLLEQHGDDFDWFFLVPDTTYTEAHGLARLTGHLSLASAAHLYLGRPQDFIGGEPTPGRYCHGGFGVLLSRMLLQQLRPHLEGCRNDIVSARPDEWLGRCILDATGVGCTGDHEGVHYSHLELSPGEPVQEGDLRFRSALTAHPVRDPVHMYQLHKAFARAELERTYQEIQELQWEIQNTSRLAIDGDRAAAWPVGIPAPSRPASRFEVLRWDYFTEQHAFSCADGSPRCPLRGADRADVADVLGTALEELNRRYHPALRLQKQQLVNGYRRFDPARGMEYTLDLQLEALTPQGGRRPLTRRVQLLRPLSRVEILPVPYVTEASRLTVLLPLAAAERDLAPGFLEAFATAALEPGDAAAALTLLLLYEPRQAQRAAHADVFAPVKAHVAELERRFPGARVPWLSVQTAAPSPLRLMDLLSKKHPLDTLFLLAGPDTVLTPDFLNRCRMHAISGWQAFFPMHFQAFHPAVAPPQGPGPPELGRDTGRFDRQAASEACFYNSDYVAARGRLAAASEQEEELLESLDVYELFLHFSSLHVLRAVEPALLQRYRAQTCSARLSEDLYHRCRQSVLEGLGSRTQLAMLLFEQEQGNST, translated from the exons ATGCGGGCATCGCTGCTGCTGTCGGTGCTGCGGCCCGCAGGGCCCGTGGCCGTGGGCATCTCCCTGGGCTTCACCCTGAGCCTGCTCAGCGTCACCTGGGTGGAGGAGCCGTGCGGCCCAGGCCCGCCCCAACCTGGAGACTCTGAGCTGCCGCCGCGCGGCAACACCAACGCGGCGCGACGGCCCAACTCAGTGCAGCCCGGAGCGGAGCGCGAGAAGCCCGGGACCGGCGCAGGCGCCGGGGAGAATTGGGAGCCGCGCGTCTTGCCCTACCATCCCGCACAGCCCGGCCAGGCCGCCAAAAAGGCCGTCAG GACCCGCTACATCAGCACGGAGCTGGGCATCAGGCAGAGGCTGCTGGTGGCGGTGCTGACCTCTCAGGCCACGCTGCCCACCCTGGGCGTGGCCGTGAACCGCACGCTGGGGCACCGGCTGGAGCGTGTGGTGTTCCTGACGGGCGCACGGGGCCGCCGGGCCCCACCTGGCATGGCGGTGGTGACGCTGGGCGAGGAGCGACCCATCGGGCACCTGCACCTGGCGCTGCGCCACCTGCTGGAGCAGCACGGCGACGACTTTGACTGGTTCTTCCTGGTGCCTGACACCACCTACACCGAGGCGCACGGCCTGGCCCGCCTAactggccacctcagcctggctTCCGCCGCCCACCTGTACCTGGGCCGGCCCCAGGACTTCATCGGCGGAGAGCCCACCCCCGGCCGCTACTGCCACGGAGGCTTTGGGGTGCTGCTCTCGCGCATGCTGCTGCAGCAGCTGCGCCCCCACCTGGAAGGCTGCCGCAATGACATCGTCAGTGCGCGCCCTGACGAGTGGCTGGGTCGCTGCATTCTCGATGCCACCGGGGTGGGCTGCACTGGTGACCATGAG ggGGTGCACTATAGCCATCTGGAGCTGAGCCCTGGGGAGCCAGTGCAGGAGGGGGACCTTCGTTTCCGAAGTGCCCTGACAGCCCACCCTGTGCGTGACCCTGTGCACATGTACCAGCTGCACAAGGCTTTCGCCCGAGCTGAACTGGAACGCACATACCAGGAGATCCAGGAGTTACAG TGGGAGATCCAGAATACCAGCCGTCTGGCCATTGATGGTGACCGGGCAGCTGCCTGGCCTGTGGGCATTCCAGCACCATCCCGCCCGGCCTCCCGCTTTGAGGTGCTGCGCTGGGACTATTTCACGGAGCAGCACGCTTTCTCCTGCGCCGATGGCTCACCCCGCTGCCCACTGCGTGGGGCTGATCGGGCTGATGTGGCTGATGTTCTGGGAACAGCTCTAGAGGAGCTCAACCGCCGCTACCACCCGGCCTTGCGGCTCCAGAAGCAGCAACTGGTGAATGGCTACCGACGCTTTGATCCAGCCCGGGGTATGGAATACACACTGGACTTACAACTGGAGGCACTGACCCCCCAGGGAGGCCGCCGGCCCCTCACTCGCCGAGTACAGCTGCTCCGGCCACTGAGCCGCGTGGAGATCTTGCCTGTGCCCTATGTCACTGAGGCCTCACGTCTCACTGTGCTCCTGCCTCTAGCTGCGGCTGAGCGTGACCTGGCCCCTGGCTTCCTGGAGGCCTTTGCCACTGCAGCACTGGAGCCTGGTGATGCTGCGGCAGCCCTGACCCTGCTGCTACTGTATGAGCCACGCCAGGCCCAGCGCGCAGCCCACGCAGATGTCTTCGCACCTGTCAAGGCCCACGTGGCAGAGCTGGAGCGGCGTTTCCCCGGCgcccgggtgccatggctcagtGTTCAGACAGCCGCACCCTCACCACTGCGCCTCATGGATCTACTCTCCAAGAAGCACCCACTGGACACACTGTTCCTGCTGGCCGGGCCAGACACGGTGCTCACGCCTGACTTCCTGAACCGCTGCCGCATGCATGCCATCTCCGGCTGGCAGGCCTTCTTTCCCATGCACTTCCAAGCCTTCCACCCAGCTGTGGCCCCACCACAAGGGCCTGGGCCCCCAGAGCTGGGCCGTGACACTGGCCGCTTTGATCGCCAGGCAGCCAGCGAGGCCTGCTTCTACAACTCCGACTACGTGGCAGCCCGTGGTCGCCTGGCGGCAGCCTCAGAACAAGAAGAGGAGCTGCTGGAGAGCCTGGACGTGTACGAGCTGTTCCTCCACTTCTCCAGTCTGCATGTGCTGCGGGCAGTGGAGCCGGCGCTGCTGCAGCGCTACCGGGCCCAGACATGCAGCGCGAGGCTCAGTGAGGACCTATACCACCGCTGCCGCCAGAGTGTGCTTGAGGGCCTCGGATCCCGAACCCAGCTGGCCATGCTACTCTTTGAGCAGGAGCAGGGCAACAGCACCTGA
- the TMEM198 gene encoding transmembrane protein 198 isoform X1: MPGTVATLRFQLLPPEPDDAFWGAPCEQPLERRYQALPALVCIMCCLFGVVYCFFGYRCFKAVLFLTGLLFGSVVIFLLCYRERVLETQLSAGASAGIALGIGLLCGLVAMLVRSVGLFLVGLLLGLLLAAAALLGSAPYYQPGSVWGPLGLLLGGGLLCALLTLRWPRPLTTLATAVTGAALIATAADYFAELLLLGRYVVERLRAAPVPPLCWRSWALLALWPLLSLMGILVQWRVTAEGDSHTEVVISRQRRRVQLMRIRQQEDRKEKRRKKRPPRAPPRGPRAPPRPGPPDPAYRRRPVPIKRFNGDVLSPSYIQSFRDRQTGSSLSSFMASPTDADYEYGSRGPLTACSGPPVRV; this comes from the exons ATGCCGGGGACTGTGGCAACACTGCGGTTCCAGCTACTGCCTCCTGAGCCAGATGATGCCTTCTGGGGTGCCCCTTGTGAACAGCCCCTGGAGCGCAGGTACCAGGCACTGCCGGCCCTCGTCTGCATCATGTGCTGTTTGTTTGGAGTCGTCTACTGCTTCTTCG GTTACCGCTGCTTCAAGGCAGTGCTCTTCCTCACTGGGTTGCTGTTTGGCTCGGTGGTCATCTTCCTCCTGTGCTACCGAGAGCGGGTGCTAGAGACACAGCTGAGTGCTGGGGCGAGCGCGGGCATCGCGCTGGGCATCGGGCTGCTCTGCGGGCTGGTGGCCATGCTCGTGCGCAGCGTGGGCCTCTTCCTGGTGGGGCTGCTGCTCGGCCTGCTGCTCGCAGCTGCCGCCCTGCTGGGCTCCGCACCCTACTACCAGCCAGGCTCCGTGTGGGGTCCACTGGGGCTGCTGCTGGGGGGCGGCCTGCTCTGTGCCCTGCTCACTCTGCGCTGGCCCCGCCCACTCACCACCCTGGCCACCGCCGTGACTGGTGCTGCGCTCATCGCCACTGCCGCTGACTACTTCGCCGAGCTGCTACTGCTGGGGCGCTACGTGGTGGAGCGACTCCGGGCCGCTCCTGTGCCCCCCCTCTGCTGGCGAAGCTGGGCCCTGCTGGCACTCTGGCCCCTGCTCAGCCTCATGGGCATTCTGGTGCAGTGGCGGGTGACAGCTGAGGGGGACTCCCACACGGAAG TGGTCATTAGCCGGCAGCGCCGACGCGTGCAACTGATGCGGATTCGGCAGCAGGAAGATCGCAAGGAGAAAAGGCGGAAAAAGAGACCTCCTCGGGCTCCCCCCAGAGGTCCCCGGGCTCCTCCCAGGCCTGGGCCCCCAGACCCTGCTTATCGGCGCAGGCCAGTGCCCATCAAACGCTTCAATGGAGACGTCCTCTCCCCG AGCTATATCCAGAGCTTCCGAGACCGGCAGACCGGGAGCTCCCTGAGCTCCTTCATGGCCTCACCCACAGATGCGGACTATGAGTATGGGTCCCGGGGGCCTCTGACAGCCTGCTCAGGCCCCCCGGTGCGGGTATAG